Genomic segment of Veillonella parvula DSM 2008:
GTTAGCTGAATTATGGCCAAAATATGCTGATACTGAACGATTTACGTATTGTCGTACCGATCGCAATCACATCTATCATGATGCAGGAGCATCTATTAGAGATAATCATACGACCTTTATCAATCGTCATAGTATGCATGAAGATGTTTGTCATGGTTTGGCACTTGAAATTATGCCTATCGATGGTTGTGCACCCGGCAAAATTAGTCGTGCATTGCAGTTGATGTGGGCCATGACTTTTGCACTTTTTAATGCACAGCGTTTACCAGATAATAAAGGGCCTACATATCGTGCTTTAGCGGGTTATATTTATAAGATTTTTTCCAGTCAATCTATACGCTATCATATTTGGCGATTTGCAGAAAAGAGAATGACTCAATACGACTTTGATACGAGTGATGAGTGTACGGAGTTAATCGGTAGCTTAAAAGGTATGAAGCTACGTCATCCTAGAGAGGACTTTGCTTCTGTTGTATATAAAGACTTTGAAGGTCATCAAATACCTGTTATGAAAGGGTATGAGAGATATTTGCATCTCATTTGGGGCGATTATATGCAATTACCACCTGTAGAGCAACGTGTAGCAAAACATGATGCAGTATTTGCTGATTTACACACACCTTACAAGGAGTATAAAGGCATACATTATGCTAAGAAAGAAGCTCAACCATAAGGAGGGCCTATGAAACGAATAGCAGTAATCTTTGCGGGTGGCGTAGGTGCTCGTATGAAAAACAGTAAGACGCCAAAACAATTTTTAGAATGGAACGGTAGACCGATTTTGATTCAAACCTTAGATGTATTTGAACAAACGAAGACTATTGATGGGATTGTTCTTGCCTGTAAAGTAGAATGGATTGATCATACTAAACAACTCATAGAAAAGGCGGGGTTACAAAAGGTATTATCCATTGTGCCTGGTGGTGAAAGTGCTTTGGAATCCCAATATAATGGGCTAGTAGAGGCTAAGCGTTTATTCCCTGATGACGCGGTGACTGTATTGATTCATGATGGGGTTCGTCCACTTGTAGATAACTCTACCATAGAGAGAAACATAGAATCTGTTGAGTCAAAGGGTTCTGCCATTACTGTTACTCCAGCTATCGAAACGGTTATGGTTACCCAAAATGGTTCTATTAACCGCATTTTAAATCGTAATGAATGTCTTATGGCTAAAGCTCCGCAGAGTTTTAGATTGGATGATATTATATCAGTTCATAATCGTGCAAAAGATGAGGGCATTCATGACTTTATTGATTCCGCATCGATGATGATGCACTATGGTTATACTTTATACCCTGTGTTAGGGGAAACTGAAAATATAAAGATTACAACTCCATCTGATTATTATATGTTCACAGGGATTATTAAAAATCGTGAGCTAGGAGGATTAAAAGATGAGTAATTCCGTTATTCAACGCGAGTTAACGGCTTTAGTACAGGAAAAAAATTACTTTCATTTCCTCCGTCATCAACGCATTCTTATAACTGGTGCAACGGGGCTTATTGGATCTATGTTTATAAAATTACTTATACTTGCCAATGAGACTCATGACCTGGATTTAAAAGTGATTGGTCATGTGCGAAGCCATGAAAAGGCAAAAAATATTCTTGGTGAGTATTTAGACAATAAGTCGTTAACCATAGTAGATGGCTCATTAGAATCTATTGATGTGCCATGTGATTATATTTTGCATGGTGCTGCACCGACACAGTCTAAGTTTTTTGTAGAATATCCAGTAGAAACTATCCGTACCTCTATTTATGGTACGGAGGCCATGCTTGAGTTAGGTCGCCGTCAAAAGGTAAAGAAACTAGTTTACTTATCCAGTATGGAGCAATATGGGGTACCTTATGAGTCTGGCCAAGTTATGACAGAGGAAAGAATAGGCTATTTGGATCATCTAAACGTTCGTAGCTCCTACTCCGAAAGTAAAAGACTTTGTGAATGTTATTGCAAGTCCTATGCTGTGGAGTATGGCGTTCCTGTTGTAATAGCTAGACTAGCTCAAACTTTTGGGCCAGGTGTTCCAGTAGCTGATAATCGCGTTTTTATGCAGTTCACTAAGAGTGCTATTAAAAAAGAAGCCATTATACTTCATACAAAGGGCGATTCTATGTCGAATTATTGCTATATTACTGATGCCTTAACTGGGCTTTTAACTCTTTTAAAAGCAGGGGTACCTGGTGAAGCATATAATGTTTGTCATGATGAGGAGACGCGTTCTATTGCAAGCATTGCTCATTTAGTGGCAACTCATGTTAGCAATGATAAGAGTGAAGTCATCTTTGATATTCCAAACGATGTGCAAGGGTTTGGCTATGCACCGACAGTGCATATGTTCTTAAGTTCTAAGAAGTTAAAATCCCTAGGTTGGCAACCTAAGGTATCAATGGCACAAGCCTATGTAAGACTGGCAGAATATATCCAAGAGGAAGGCTTATGAAAAAGGAAATAATAATTGTCACCATCTCCCTTGGTAACGATGGGGCTGAACGAATCTTAACAGAGTTGGCTCGTCAGTGGGTACATGATGGTCATCATATTACAGTTATCCAAACAAGCCCTAATCGATATGGTAATGAATATGCGTTAGAGGAAAGTATTGAACAAATTGAAATTCATACTACAAGCTCTAATAAAGTCATTCGCTTTATGCAAGAAATAAAAGAACTAATCAAAATCTTAAAGACTAGACCAAATGCGACATGCTTATCTTTTTTGTCTGCATCTAGTTTTATCTTAGCGATTAGCTCTTGGTTTATAAAAAATCGCATTGTGTTTTCTGAGCGCAATAATCCACGTAAAGTTCCCATTGGTTGGCATCAACAAGCATTGCGCAACTTTGCCTTTAGATTTGCAGATGCACTAGTATTTCAGACGGAAGATGCTCGTTCTTATTTTCCAAAATCTGTGCAAAATCGTGGTGTTATTATCCCCAATCCTATTAATGGTAAATTGCCGCCACCCATAGAAGGGGAACGAGAAAAGACAATCGTTACAGCTTGTCGTTTGCATCCACAAAAGAATTTGCCTATGATGATTAATGCCTTTAGTATGTTGGCAGATGAGTTTCCAGAATATAAACTCGTTATTTATGGTCAAGGTGTATTAGAGGATGAACTACGAGCTCAAATTAAGTCTCTTAATTTAGAAGATCGCGTTTTATTGCCTGGCTTTGCTAGCAATATTTTAGATAAGGTAGCTCCTTGTTCCATGTTTGTATCATCTTCTGATTTTGAAGGCATTTCAAATTCTATGTTGGAAGCATTGGGCATGGGTTTACCGGCAGTAGTCACAGACTGTCCTGTAGGCGGTGCTCGCATGGTAATTAAAAGTGGTGAGAATGGTATCCTTGTGCCTGTAGGTGATACGCAGGCTATGTATGAAGCTATGCGCAGTATATTAAAAGATCCTGCACTAGCAGCTAAGCTTTCACAGGAAGCAATCAAAGTACGCGATGAATTTCCACTATGGAAAATCGCTAAACATTGGTTAGAAGTTTTATGAGTTGTAAGGAGGAGAACCATTGAAGTTAAATATTACGGCTCTTGCTGATCGCATGATATGGTTCATAACTCTAATCTTTTTAGTGTTGTCGTTGACCATTTCCTTTGCCCTTGGCGAAGCGAACTATGGTGCGTATGTATTGTTTGTATGCTTATTTGGGCTCATTATTTTTTATCTAATAAGAGAGCAAGGTGTTATTAAACTACGGCTTAATTGGATGCATGGTTATATGCTACTCTTTATTGGAGCTTGTTATTTGAGTGCGATTAATGCCACAGATACAGCTGTGGCGATGAGTCGAAGTTTTGATATGGTCAAGATATTTTTTATGCTCATCATTTTATACATGTGTTATCAAGATAAGAAATCGGTGGATACATTATTAAAGATTGGCATGTGGACAGGCTATATAGTTTGTTTCTATACTGTTTATTTCTACGGTTTAGATTATTTTATTACTGTTTTATCATCCTCAGCGCGTATTGCTAATGATGCATTGAATGCGAATACGGTAGGGCTATTGGGGGCCAATGCTATTGTTATGACCTTGTATTATATGCTATACGATCGACCTCGTTGGTGGCATATTATTGCATTACCAACACTTGGTATTTTAGCGGCTACAGGTAGTCGTAAGGCCTTAGTTTTTGTTGGTGTTGGTACAGTATTACTCTTTATTTTTAAAAGTTTTCGTAGTGCTAATGCGGTCAATTCTATTGTAAAAGTTATTGGTTCCTTATTAGGTCTTACCATTATAGGTATTGCGGTCTTGCAATTGCCGATGTTCTCTGAAGTATTAGACCGAATGTCTAACATGATGGAAGCCTTTACAGGCACAGGGGGGGACTCATCCACTATTATTCGTTTAGCTTTGGTAGATATTGGATGGGACTTATTTTATCAATCTCCCATAACTGGTGTAGGTATCAATAATCCATCTGTATATACTTTTTTCGTGTATGGTAAAGATAATTACTACTTGCATAATAATTATATTGAGTTATTAGCTGGCACGGGTGTTATTGGTTTAATAGCATATTATTCAATGTATCTATATGTAGCATATAATTTAATTCGCTATCGCGATATACATAGTAATGAATATATAATGGTACTTATTTTATTCCTTTCACAAATTGTTATGGATATGGGTATGGTTTCTTATGAAAGTAAGAGTACCTATTTTTATATGATGTTGTTTTATTTAGAGGTACAAATTCTTCGGAAAGGACGTAAACATGAAGTTCAGCAAACTGTTTAGGGTCGGTATGTCCTTTTTAACAAAACCTTACTATCGAACGAGAGTATTAATTAAATCGGGTTATTATGACTCTTTGTCTGATGAAGACTTTTTGAAGAAGGTATTTCCTAAGTATATGGGATACCCTTTAGATTTAGAAAATCCAAAAACTTTCAGCGAAAAGTTACAATGGCTTAAGGTTAATTTTAGAGACCCAATACAAACAGTGATGGTTGATAAACATGAAGCTAAACATCTTATTGCTCAACGTGTAGGTAATCAGTATATAATACCTACGATTTCCGTATGGAACTCTGTAGATGATATTGACCTTGATAGGTTGCCTAATCAATTCGTTTTGAAATGTACACATGATAGTGGAGGCATCGTTATTTGTAAAGATAAATCAACACTTGATTGGGAAGCAGCAAAAGCTAAATTAAGAACATTCTTAAAACGGGATTATTCACGTATTGCTAGAGAGTGGCCTTATAAGAATGTTCCTCGACGTATTATCGGAGAGGAATATTTGTCGGAATTAGGTAGCAATGACATATTAGATTATAAGATGTATTGCTTTCATGGTGAACCAAAGTTAACAGTAGTATGTTCTAATCGTTTTTCTAAAACAGGAACGCGTATGAACTTCTATGATATCGATTGGAATCCTATGGGAATTCATTTTGGACATTATCCACCGTTACCTACAGAGTTTCCAAAGCCAGATACATATGGTGAAATGCAACAGGTTGCGATGGAGCTTAGCAAAGGGTGTCCATTTTTGCGTGTTGATTTTTATGAAATTAAAGGGCATATATTTATTGGAGAATTAACATTTTTTCCTGGTGCTGGATTTGAAAGATTTCGTCCTATGTCAAAGGATTATGAATTAGGAGAGTGGTTACATCTTGAGAATGTACATCGGGGCTGATTTAGTTCCTACGGATATTAATAAAACATTATTTGAAAACGGTAATGGAGAAGCTTTTGTAGGAAAAGAGCTTTATGAAATTTTGAAGCAATCGGATTTAAATGTTTTCAATTTAGAGGTTCCTCTTACTGATATAGAGACACCCATCGTAAAATTTGGTAATAATTTAATTGCGCCTACAAAAACAATTAATGGATATAAGGCATTAGAGCCGTTATTTTTAACACTGGCTAATAACCACTCCTTAGATCAAGGGGTGGAAGGGTTGACGACAACATTAAATTTGTTGAAGCAGCATAAGATTGCTCATGCTGGAGCTGGAGCTAATTTGAAAGAGGCTAAGAAGCCATTTATCTTTGAAAAAGATAATGTACGTATTGGATTTTATCTTTGTACAGAGAACGAGTTTACTATAGCTACTTGTCATACAATGGGGGCTAATCCTTTTGATGTGCTAGAAAGCTTTGACGAAGTGAAAGTTTTAAAGGCACAATGCGACTACGTCATTGTTCTATATCACGGCGGCAAGGAATTCTATCGCTATCCATCTCCTATGCTACAGAAATATTGCCATAAATTTGTCGATAGTGGAGCGAATCTCGTTATCTGTCAACATAATCATTGTGTAGGGTCTCGCGAAGATTACCAGGGGGGCACTATCATTTATGGACAGGGAAACTTTATTTTTAACTCTGACTTTTATGTAAATCATCAGGAATTTGTGAAAGATGCAATACTAGTTACTATAGACGTAACTAAGGATGATTTTGTGGTGTCTGAATTGCCTATTCGTAGAACCGATAATGGTACACGACTAGCCACAGAAGTTGAAGCTACAGAAACATTAGAGGCTTATAGAAAACGTAGTGAAGAAATTAAAGACCCTCACTTTGTGACTCAAGCTTATAAGGCCTTTGCTGATACACATGTAAAACGTTATTTGCGTGAGTTTTTAGGTAGATCATTTATTGTACGCGCTATTAATGCTTTATTGGGCCGAAAATTGGTAGAACTTATTTTGGGCAAAATGAGTTATTTAGCAATACAAAATTATTTGGAATGTGAAGCTCATCATGA
This window contains:
- a CDS encoding LicD family protein — translated: MSTSMTKEIQEKELNMLLYFKEFCDKHNLRFYLCGGGLIGAIRHNGFIPWDDDLDLFMPRPDYEKLAELWPKYADTERFTYCRTDRNHIYHDAGASIRDNHTTFINRHSMHEDVCHGLALEIMPIDGCAPGKISRALQLMWAMTFALFNAQRLPDNKGPTYRALAGYIYKIFSSQSIRYHIWRFAEKRMTQYDFDTSDECTELIGSLKGMKLRHPREDFASVVYKDFEGHQIPVMKGYERYLHLIWGDYMQLPPVEQRVAKHDAVFADLHTPYKEYKGIHYAKKEAQP
- a CDS encoding IspD/TarI family cytidylyltransferase, whose translation is MKRIAVIFAGGVGARMKNSKTPKQFLEWNGRPILIQTLDVFEQTKTIDGIVLACKVEWIDHTKQLIEKAGLQKVLSIVPGGESALESQYNGLVEAKRLFPDDAVTVLIHDGVRPLVDNSTIERNIESVESKGSAITVTPAIETVMVTQNGSINRILNRNECLMAKAPQSFRLDDIISVHNRAKDEGIHDFIDSASMMMHYGYTLYPVLGETENIKITTPSDYYMFTGIIKNRELGGLKDE
- a CDS encoding NAD-dependent epimerase/dehydratase family protein, translating into MSNSVIQRELTALVQEKNYFHFLRHQRILITGATGLIGSMFIKLLILANETHDLDLKVIGHVRSHEKAKNILGEYLDNKSLTIVDGSLESIDVPCDYILHGAAPTQSKFFVEYPVETIRTSIYGTEAMLELGRRQKVKKLVYLSSMEQYGVPYESGQVMTEERIGYLDHLNVRSSYSESKRLCECYCKSYAVEYGVPVVIARLAQTFGPGVPVADNRVFMQFTKSAIKKEAIILHTKGDSMSNYCYITDALTGLLTLLKAGVPGEAYNVCHDEETRSIASIAHLVATHVSNDKSEVIFDIPNDVQGFGYAPTVHMFLSSKKLKSLGWQPKVSMAQAYVRLAEYIQEEGL
- a CDS encoding glycosyltransferase; translated protein: MKKEIIIVTISLGNDGAERILTELARQWVHDGHHITVIQTSPNRYGNEYALEESIEQIEIHTTSSNKVIRFMQEIKELIKILKTRPNATCLSFLSASSFILAISSWFIKNRIVFSERNNPRKVPIGWHQQALRNFAFRFADALVFQTEDARSYFPKSVQNRGVIIPNPINGKLPPPIEGEREKTIVTACRLHPQKNLPMMINAFSMLADEFPEYKLVIYGQGVLEDELRAQIKSLNLEDRVLLPGFASNILDKVAPCSMFVSSSDFEGISNSMLEALGMGLPAVVTDCPVGGARMVIKSGENGILVPVGDTQAMYEAMRSILKDPALAAKLSQEAIKVRDEFPLWKIAKHWLEVL
- a CDS encoding O-antigen ligase family protein; the protein is MKLNITALADRMIWFITLIFLVLSLTISFALGEANYGAYVLFVCLFGLIIFYLIREQGVIKLRLNWMHGYMLLFIGACYLSAINATDTAVAMSRSFDMVKIFFMLIILYMCYQDKKSVDTLLKIGMWTGYIVCFYTVYFYGLDYFITVLSSSARIANDALNANTVGLLGANAIVMTLYYMLYDRPRWWHIIALPTLGILAATGSRKALVFVGVGTVLLFIFKSFRSANAVNSIVKVIGSLLGLTIIGIAVLQLPMFSEVLDRMSNMMEAFTGTGGDSSTIIRLALVDIGWDLFYQSPITGVGINNPSVYTFFVYGKDNYYLHNNYIELLAGTGVIGLIAYYSMYLYVAYNLIRYRDIHSNEYIMVLILFLSQIVMDMGMVSYESKSTYFYMMLFYLEVQILRKGRKHEVQQTV
- a CDS encoding ATP-grasp fold amidoligase family protein, with the protein product MKFSKLFRVGMSFLTKPYYRTRVLIKSGYYDSLSDEDFLKKVFPKYMGYPLDLENPKTFSEKLQWLKVNFRDPIQTVMVDKHEAKHLIAQRVGNQYIIPTISVWNSVDDIDLDRLPNQFVLKCTHDSGGIVICKDKSTLDWEAAKAKLRTFLKRDYSRIAREWPYKNVPRRIIGEEYLSELGSNDILDYKMYCFHGEPKLTVVCSNRFSKTGTRMNFYDIDWNPMGIHFGHYPPLPTEFPKPDTYGEMQQVAMELSKGCPFLRVDFYEIKGHIFIGELTFFPGAGFERFRPMSKDYELGEWLHLENVHRG
- a CDS encoding CapA family protein yields the protein MYIGADLVPTDINKTLFENGNGEAFVGKELYEILKQSDLNVFNLEVPLTDIETPIVKFGNNLIAPTKTINGYKALEPLFLTLANNHSLDQGVEGLTTTLNLLKQHKIAHAGAGANLKEAKKPFIFEKDNVRIGFYLCTENEFTIATCHTMGANPFDVLESFDEVKVLKAQCDYVIVLYHGGKEFYRYPSPMLQKYCHKFVDSGANLVICQHNHCVGSREDYQGGTIIYGQGNFIFNSDFYVNHQEFVKDAILVTIDVTKDDFVVSELPIRRTDNGTRLATEVEATETLEAYRKRSEEIKDPHFVTQAYKAFADTHVKRYLREFLGRSFIVRAINALLGRKLVELILGKMSYLAIQNYLECEAHHELFLRGIKNINKK